One genomic segment of Pandoraea sputorum includes these proteins:
- a CDS encoding threonine ammonia-lyase, protein MKSDYLNDRLQCNLFIKAENLQRTGSFKIRGALNKTLASTSDESASHLLTWSSGNHGAALAEVAQDLGIPASVVVPPWIPKVKVDNILSRGADVYTASDTQDVVKMGKSIAARLGAVVIPAYDDISVIDGQATVTLELLSQFSETNNGSAPDALIYPCGGGSLIAGAALVVGHSPIALLGAEPTAAADTKRSLLAGEPCEAPDVGITICDALRNRRPGALTFDLMRQSVRDVLLVDDACVEAAMRVLFRHFKLVTEPGGAIAFAAVLSEIRSFRDKSVVAVISGGNVSHEQFAKVIQADNEVRAW, encoded by the coding sequence TTGAAGTCCGATTACCTGAACGATCGATTGCAATGCAATCTGTTCATAAAGGCGGAGAATCTACAGAGAACCGGTTCATTCAAAATTCGAGGGGCTCTGAACAAAACGCTGGCTTCGACGTCCGACGAATCCGCTTCTCACCTGCTCACATGGTCCTCAGGCAATCACGGCGCAGCATTAGCAGAAGTGGCACAAGACTTGGGGATCCCCGCCTCGGTCGTCGTACCTCCGTGGATTCCTAAGGTGAAGGTCGACAATATTCTTAGTCGTGGGGCCGACGTGTATACGGCATCCGATACGCAAGATGTAGTGAAGATGGGAAAGTCGATCGCGGCCAGGTTGGGCGCGGTTGTCATACCTGCATATGACGACATCTCGGTCATCGATGGGCAAGCCACGGTAACGCTTGAGTTACTTTCTCAGTTCTCTGAGACAAACAACGGCAGCGCACCCGATGCACTGATTTACCCGTGCGGAGGAGGAAGTCTGATCGCTGGCGCTGCGCTGGTCGTCGGGCATAGTCCGATCGCGCTATTGGGCGCGGAGCCGACGGCGGCTGCCGATACGAAACGATCCCTGTTAGCGGGCGAGCCCTGCGAAGCACCTGATGTCGGCATCACAATATGTGACGCACTTAGAAATCGGCGTCCAGGCGCCCTCACCTTTGATCTCATGAGGCAATCCGTTCGTGACGTATTGCTGGTTGATGACGCATGCGTCGAGGCTGCGATGCGCGTTCTCTTCCGTCATTTCAAACTAGTGACCGAACCCGGAGGAGCCATCGCGTTCGCCGCCGTCCTCTCCGAGATACGATCATTCCGCGACAAAAGCGTAGTCGCCGTAATTTCCGG
- a CDS encoding C39 family peptidase, with translation MPNDYRHKNVPYRSQWANPELNEKIIKFNMDPCEDPDWINSGFATPDDYRFWSNRSCGIACLESILDFMKIPHPNRRELIEAATSWGAYIKISDNSVKGLIYEPFCNWIRDAYKINSFIYENEKFDYVGKFIKKSFMVISSVSTEIRSPNNPNNRKGGHLILVHGIEGKTLYLHNPSGIPPFQQDAAINMETAERFHAGRGIIVET, from the coding sequence ATGCCCAACGACTATCGCCATAAAAACGTGCCTTACAGATCACAGTGGGCAAATCCAGAATTGAATGAGAAAATCATAAAATTCAACATGGATCCCTGCGAAGATCCCGACTGGATTAATTCCGGATTCGCAACGCCGGATGACTATCGCTTCTGGAGCAATCGATCATGTGGAATTGCGTGCCTTGAATCAATTCTGGATTTCATGAAAATTCCACATCCAAACAGGCGAGAGCTAATCGAGGCAGCAACATCATGGGGCGCATACATAAAAATCAGCGACAACTCAGTCAAAGGCCTAATATACGAGCCTTTTTGCAATTGGATTCGGGATGCCTATAAAATAAATTCATTCATATACGAAAATGAAAAATTTGATTATGTGGGGAAATTCATAAAAAAATCATTCATGGTGATTTCATCCGTAAGCACCGAAATTAGATCCCCGAACAACCCCAACAATCGAAAAGGCGGTCATCTTATTCTTGTTCACGGAATTGAGGGGAAAACGCTTTACCTACACAATCCTTCCGGAATTCCTCCATTTCAGCAAGACGCCGCCATAAATATGGAAACAGCGGAACGGTTTCATGCAGGACGCGGAATTATTGTAGAGACATAA